In a genomic window of Acropora muricata isolate sample 2 chromosome 2, ASM3666990v1, whole genome shotgun sequence:
- the LOC136899111 gene encoding pleckstrin homology domain-containing family B member 2-like, whose protein sequence is MGTVKAGNLHKLSGFFKNSWKKRYFVLYHDGVFCYYQDAKDKESDGKIHMKTECRQIKVGYAVGEGVKPPKEKDVNTMFCVSSPERTWYLYADSEIEAREWIVALEQARAPLNYGSPQPPPGGSSYTPYGAPAATVPGYPPNTPAYGAAPNASVMGGNAPPIGFNPLVLAGAGTAGPPPPYAQGPPQPQAPYGQPSPYPTGPPIAPPGYAPYPQGIPAAQPSYPNQPYPRQPPGQYCPAPPPGHYPQQQYYPGQHTTYFQGGKPQTMYVQQPQQQHSSRNNMMMGAAAGVVGGAALGYMVGNTMGGFGHGYGGWGSDHSWSSGGSFDCGFD, encoded by the exons ATGGGAACTGTGAAAGCAGGAAATCTCCACAAACTAA GCGGATTTTTTAAGAATTCGTGGAAGAAACGGTACTTCGTGTTGTACCATGATGGTGTATTCTGTTACTACCAAGACGCAAAGGACAAGGAATCAGATGGAAAAATCCACATGAAAACAGAGTGTCGACAAATTAAAGTCGGGTATGCTGTCGGAGAAGGAGTAAAACCGCCAAAGGAGAAAGATGTCAACACAATGTTCTGTGTCAGTTCGCCTGAGAGGACATGGTATCTTTACGCTGATTCCGAGATCGAAGCTCG gGAATGGATTGTAGCTTTGGAACAGGCGCGTGCACCA ctgaATTATGGTAGTCCCCAGCCACCCCCTGGAGGTTCTAGCTATACGCCATATGGTGCCCCAGCTGCAACTGTCCCAGGTTATCCACCAAATACTCCTGCCTATGGTGCAGCACCGAATGCTTCTGTTATGGGTGGAAATGCACCCCCAATAGGCTTCAATCCTTTGGTCCTTGCGGGAGCAGGAACAG CTGGTCCTCCGCCTCCATATGCTCAAGGGCCACCGCAACCTCAAGCACCATACGGGCAGCCATCACCTTACCCGACCGGACCACCAATTGCACCACCAGGCTATGCTCCTTATCCTCAAGGCATTCCTGCAGCTCAGCCAAGCTATCCAAATCAGCCTTACCCCCGTCAACCACCGGGACAGTACTGTCCTGCCCCTCCCCCTGGACATTATCCACAACAGCAGTACTACCCTGGCCAGCATACAACTTATTTTCAAGGTGGCAAGCCACAGACTATGTACGTTCAGCAACCTCAGCAACAGCATAGCAGTCGCAATAACATGATGATGGGAGCCGCGGCAGGAGTTGTCGGTGGTGCTGCATTGGGTTACATGGTTGGAAACACCATGGGAGGATTTGGGCACGGATATGGAGGATGGGGCTCTGACCATTCTTGGTCCTCTGGGGGAAGTTTCGACTGTGGTTTTGACTGA
- the LOC136899101 gene encoding tRNA (guanine(6)-N2)-methyltransferase THUMP3-like has protein sequence MADWVTVCATVSTGLESIAVKECKEKLACKSIREGRGRVYFEISVDSFSEVKILRSVENLFIVLKEFEEGSEEIDCFSSDILEKFYKLPQHLEWSLALSLWKQFTGYDGILFKNETTGGKRLEDGTVAPVDCADNQNKGEDPVGEDETESDSKENPAKKIKHSNEDPHDELKDNKCDHTLMKNNSSENGSLLLLPRFRVTCTRTGKNHSFSSPEAAAKFGGGINDWFGWRVDLSNADIEVLLNIVENHVVIGVSLTKESRGKRNIVHFGPTTLKSSIAYCMLKLADIQPGDVVCDPMCGGGSIPIEAVLNWPICAHLCGDNHEMAPPRTLANVQSVTGQQADKRKSLPLDIYQWNVCNLPLKSDSVDVFISDLPFGKKSGSKHENWNLYPKALEEMARVCCAKSGRAVLLTQDKRVMGQVLNKTEQWKKDLTLWINMGGLKAGLYVLSRTKK, from the exons ATGGCCGACTGGGTCACGGTCTGTGCTACCGTTTCCACCGGACTAGAATCTATTGCTGTGAAAGAGTGTAAGGAGAAACTTGCTTGTAAATCCATTAGAGAAGGGAGAGGAcgtgtgtattttgaaatttcgGTCGATTCCTTCTCAGAAGTTAAAATTCTAAGGTCAGTTGAAAATCTGTTTATTGTCCTGAAGGAATTTGAAGAAGGAAGCGAAGAAATTGATTGCTTTAGTTCCGACATTCTTGAAAAGTTTTACAAATTGCCGCAGCACCTTGAATGGAGTCTAGCACTTTCTCTATGGAAACAGTTCACAGGATACGACGGAATactttttaaaaatgaaacaactGGAGGTAAAAGGCTTGAAGATGGAACTGTTGCGCCAGTCGATTGTGCAGACAACCAGAATAAAGGAGAAGATCCTGTTGGCGAAGATGAGACCGAAAGCGACTCCAAAGAGAATccagccaaaaaaataaaacatagtAATGAAGATCCTCACGATGAGCTGAAAGATAACAAG tgTGATCACACCTTGATGAAAAACAATTCATCTGAAAATGGAAGCCTTTTGTTATTACCACGATTCCGTGTCACATGCACCCGTACTGGCAAAAACCACTCCTTCTCATCACCAGAAGCTGCGGCAAAGTTTGGTGGAGGCATCAATGACTGGTTTGGTTGGCGCGTTGACTTGAGCAATGCAGATATTGAGGTGCTTCTTAACATTGTGGAGAATCATGTGGTAATTGGTGTGTCACTGACCAAGGAGAGTAGAGGAAAAAGAAATATTGTTCACTTTGGTCCAACAACTTTGAAATCATCCATTGCTTACTGCATGCTCAAGCTTGCAGACATTCAACCTG gTGATGTTGTCTGTGATCCGATGTGTGGAGGTGGATCTATTCCTATTGAAGCCGTTCTGAACTGGCCCATATGTGCTCATTTATGTGGCGACAATCATGAGATGGCTCCCCCCAGAACCTTGGCAAATGTTCAGAGTGTAACAGGACAACAGGCAGATAAAAG gAAAAGTCTTCCTCTTGATATTTACCAGTGGAATGTTTGCAATCTTCCTTTGAAATCAGACAGTGTTGATGTGTTCATTTCTGATCTGCCATTTGGCAAGAAGAGTGGTTCCAAACATGAAAACTGGAACTTATATCCTAAGGCACTGGAGGAGATGGCTCGGGTGTGCTGTGCAAAGAGTGGTAGGGCTGTGCTGCTAACACAAGACAAACGAGTTATGGGGCAAGTCCTTAATAAAACGGAGCAGTGGAAAAAGGACTTGACTTTGTGGATCAATATGGGAGGCCTAAAAGCTGGGCTGTATGTTTTGTCTAGAACAAAAAAGTGA
- the LOC136899090 gene encoding DNA polymerase epsilon subunit 2-like translates to MAPSVRSKIVYVFKLHGLSLKTDATKFLTEVLSPLTEVELEDWLDKIVEGVQKQPLSSSLIDRDIAEQAVQECSQRSEDDDDKAFTFIDAFDVPRFTFNVERKKFLPSNGSVALHSKNPNSKPEVFRERYNILHQRTMRHELFSPVVEGANPRQAAEKFTFKPVEFLLGSTANLGQIIVLGMMTQIKEGKYFLEDPTGVVEMDLKQANFHTGLYTENCFVLAEGTYEDGVFHVKALGFPPAEPGSVTRSHFGNINFFGGPSSTSLKASAKLKALERENNDAMFVILSDVWLDQPRVLEKLRALFSGYSAVPPALFIFCGNFTSEPHGPTHYHTLKQSFQAFAKMVSDFPPLIENSRFVFVPGSQDPGPGNILPRPPIPSVFSSLVTDKIPLSIFASNPCRIQYCTQEIIVFREDLVNKMCRNSRNLPKDLKDIPVQLMKTILAQAHLCPIPPHVRPMYWTQDHSLRVYPVPDLMILADKYDPYTCSSLDCMCTNPSSFARNEFAFKVYWPSTRELEDCKITD, encoded by the exons ATGGCTCCTTCTGTTCGAAGTAAAATAGTGTACGTGTTCAAGTTACACGGTCTCTCGTTGAAAACAGACGCAACGAAATTCCTTACAGAAGTGTTAAGCCCTTTGACTGAGGTCGAATTGGAAGATTGGCTTGATAAAATTGTCGAAGGTGTTCAAAAACAGCCTTTGAGTTCGTCGCTCATCGATCGAGACATCGCTGAGCAGGCGGTGCAGGAATGCAGCCAAAGATCCGAAGATGATGACGACAAGGCGTTTACTTTCATTGACGCTTTCGATGTACCAAGGTTCACCTTCAATGTAGAGAGGAAAAAGTTTCTGCCGAGCAATGGATCAGTTGCTCTGCATTCTAAGAACCCGAACTCGAAACCAGAG gTATTTCGAGAGAGATACAATATCTTACATCAAAGAACCATGCGGCACGAGCTGTTTTCTCCAGTAGTTGAGGGAGCAAACCCGCGGCAAGCAGCAGAGAAATTCACTTTCAAGCCAGTGGAGTTCTTATTAGGAAGCACAGCTAACCTTGGTCAAATTATTGTGCTTGGCATGATGACACAGATCAAGGAAGGGAAATACTTCCTTGAAGATCCCACTGGTGTTGTGGAAATGGATCTTAAACAAGCCAATTTTCATACTGGCCTCTACACGGAAAACTGCTTTGTGCTGGCTGAAGGTACCTACGAAGATGGTGTTTTCCATGTGAAAGCATTAGGTTTCCCACCAGCAGAACCTGGAAGCGTGACCAGGAGCCACTTTGGCAACATCAATTTTTTCGGTGGGCCATCATCTACTAGTTTGAAAGCATCAGCCAAGCTGAAGGCTCTAGAGCGGGAAAACAATGATGCAATGTTTGTTATATTATCAGATGTGTGGTTGGATCAGCCCAGGGTACTGGAGAAACTCCGTGCATTGTTCTCTGGATATTCTGCAGTGCCTCCAGCCTTGTTCATCTTCTGTGGTAACTTCACATCTGAACCTCATGGACCAACTCACTACCACACCTTAAAACAGTCATTCCAAGCATTTGCCAAAATGGTCTCTGACTTTCCACCACTGATTGAGAACAGCAGATTTGTGTTTGTCCCTGGCTCACAAGACCCTGGACCGGGAAATATTCTTCCAAGACCACCAATTCCTTCAGTTTTTTCTTCACTTGTAACAGACAAAATCCCTCTCAGCATCTTTGCCTCCAATCCTTGCAGGATCCAGTATTGTACACAGGAGATAATTGTGTTTCGTGAAGACCTTGTGAATAAGATGTGTCGTAACTCCCGTAATTTGCCCAAGGATTTGAAAGACATTCCTGTCCAATTGATGAAAACCATCCTTGCCCAGGCACATCTTTGCCCCATCCCACCCCATGTAAGGCCCATGTATTGGACTCAGGATCACTCCCTTAGGGTATATCCTGTTCCAGATTTGATGATTTTAGCTGACAAATATGATCCTTACACATGCTCCAGTTTGGACTGCATGTGTACAAATCCAAGTTCCTTTGCCAGAAATGAGTTTGCATTTAAAGTGTACTGGCCTTCAACTAGGGAACTAGAGGACTGTAAAATTACTGACTAA